A genomic window from Mobula hypostoma chromosome X1, sMobHyp1.1, whole genome shotgun sequence includes:
- the LOC134340244 gene encoding tonsoku-like protein isoform X2, with protein MDHYEECKTWLNVAMAKEEYGRPYAELEECYQKVLQCADQAQIPCLQLVERGFREVSQLLSKQRNRLQITEPGDLRLLSDNQRDVEKLISRHQAHSSHRKVKKQ; from the exons GAGTGTAAGACCTGGCTGAACGTGGCAATGGCCAAAGAAGAGTATGGGCGACCGTATGCCGAGCTGGAGGAGTGTTACCAGAAGGTGCTGCAGTGTGCCGACCAGGCTCAGATCCCCTGTCTGCAG TTAGTGGAGCGTGGTTTCAGAGAAGtctcccaacttctttcaaagcaacgaaacagactgcaaattaccgaacctggggatctgagactcctgaGTGACAATCAGcgtgatgttgagaagctgatatcacggCACCAAGCCCATTCATCTCAtcgaaaggtgaaaaagcaatga
- the LOC134340244 gene encoding tonsoku-like protein isoform X1 — MSRSNECSQFRWIGIPQISNFECKTWLNVAMAKEEYGRPYAELEECYQKVLQCADQAQIPCLQLVERGFREVSQLLSKQRNRLQITEPGDLRLLSDNQRDVEKLISRHQAHSSHRKVKKQ, encoded by the exons ATGTCAAGATCAAATGAATGCTCCCAATTCAGGTGGATTGGCATCCCACAGATCTCTAATTTT GAGTGTAAGACCTGGCTGAACGTGGCAATGGCCAAAGAAGAGTATGGGCGACCGTATGCCGAGCTGGAGGAGTGTTACCAGAAGGTGCTGCAGTGTGCCGACCAGGCTCAGATCCCCTGTCTGCAG TTAGTGGAGCGTGGTTTCAGAGAAGtctcccaacttctttcaaagcaacgaaacagactgcaaattaccgaacctggggatctgagactcctgaGTGACAATCAGcgtgatgttgagaagctgatatcacggCACCAAGCCCATTCATCTCAtcgaaaggtgaaaaagcaatga